From the Candidatus Thermoplasmatota archaeon genome, the window CCTCCCCCTCCTGCTCCCGCCCGAGCGCGACGCCCTCGCGCGACCGGCGAGCGTGCCCGGGTTCGAGACGCTCACGTCGCCCGCGGACCGGTTCGTCCTCGGCCTCGCGGGCCTCGCGCTCCTCGCCCTCGCCGCGAAGACCTTTTTCCTGCCGCTCTACACGCGCCTCGCGCGCGACCGCCTTCTCGAGCACCCGACGCGGGCCCGCATCCACGCAGTCGTGAAGGCGCAGCCCGGAATCCACCTCGCCGGGATCGAATCCGCGATCGGCGCCGCGGGACGCACGACGCGCCACCACGTCGCGAAGCTTGTCGCGGCCGGCCTCCTCGCCGAGGCGCGGGACCGCGGATTCGTGCGCTACCACGTCGCAGCCGACCTCCCGCGCGAAGAGGCGGTGCGGCTCGCGGTCCTCCGCTCCCCGACGAACGCGCGCCTGCACGCGCTTCTCGCCGAGAACCCGTCCATGAGCCTCCGCGAAGCGGCCCGACGGCTCGGCGTCAGCGCCCCGAGCGTCCTCAATGCGCGCCGCGCCCTTGCCGGGGCCGGCCTCCTGCCCGCAAAGGCGCCGCCCGGCGGCCGCTAGCGTTTTCCGCCGACAAGGGGAATGCCCCCCGGCGCGCTCGGTCGCCCATGCGTGGAACCATGCTCCGGCTGCTCCTCGTCGTCTGCGCGCTCGTCGCCCCCGCCCTCCTTCCCGGCGCCGCGGCCGGCGGCCGCGAGGTCGTCCCCGACCCGGGCCGCGCGGGGGACGTCCTCCGCTACGCGGTGACGAGCGATGGGAAGACGGCGCTCGAATGGCGCGTGAAGGCCGAGCCCGCCGATCGCGCGCGCGACCGCTGGGGCGTCGAGCGCGCCACCGAGCCGTATCGCCTGGAGGGCGTCGAAGGGGATCGCCTCAGGGTCGCGCTGCGCTGCCACGCGCTTGCGGGCGGCCCGAGCGTCATCCGCGTCGACCTTGTCGGCGGGAATCCCTTCAGCATCGCCCTCGGCGGACCCTCGAGCGGCGGCCCCCTGTTCGGTTCGAGCGTCGAGACGTCGGTCGCGCCGGAGAGCTTCTTCGGCGCCGGCCTGTGCCCGGGACGCGCGGGCCTCGCCCGCGTCGCCGAGGGCGCGACGCCGCGTCTCTCGGACCTCGTCGGGGACACGGAGGCGTTCGGAGGCGACGGCACCGCGCGACCGGCCGTGGCGGTGGACTTCCACGGTCGCCGCGCGCTGCGCCTCACGTTCGACCTCGCCTGGGAGATGCCGTTCGGCGACCTGCCTCCGCTCCGATACCGCTACGACGCGACGCTCGCGGAGGGACTTCCCGGCATCGTCGACGCGCGGTGGACGTACGAGGCGCCGGCCGGTTGCGGCGGGTCGGGCTCGGTGACGCTCGACGCGTGCGCCAGGAGCGGGGGCCCCGTCGAATTCGCCATCACGCTCGTGGCCTTCGCGCGCGGCGACGGCCCCGCGCTGACGCCTGCGGGCGGGGCGAAACCCGTCGCCGAGAATCCGCACGGGCGCGTTGCTCCGCCGACGGGCCTCGGCCTCGACACCCGCGGGCTCGACCTCGCGTACCCGCTCGAGGACGCCGTCCGGGCCCTCGAATCGGACCCTTCGACGGGATTCGCGGTCTGGCGCGCGACGCATCTCGACGCCGTCATCCTCGCAGCGACGTACGACCGGCGCATGCCGGCGAAGCAGGGGAACGTGGCGACCGACGGCGGGTGGATCCTCCAGCTCGGCGGCCCGTCGGGCATGTTCTCCGCGAAGACGGTCCGCATCACGGGCGTCGCCACCCCCCTCGGGCCCGTCCCCGCCCCCCTCAAGGCGACCGAGAACGCCGGAACGCCGGTGAACGCGCCGGGGAAGCCGCCCGCGCGCGTCCCGGACGCCGCGGCGCTTGCGGGCAGCCTCGGGGCCCACGGGCTCAAACCCGGGGCGATCGAGCACTTCGTCTACGACACGTGGTGGCCTTTCCACGCAATGGACATGGTCCCGCCGCCGATGCTCCGGGCCTCCGACGTGAGCGCCGTCGCCCCCGAGAAGAGCCCCTCGAACGTGGGCCGTCTGCTGTTCCTCGACGGCGCGACCGCGGCCGGTACGATGATCGCGGAGACGACCTCGCGGACGAAACCCGCCGGCCTCGCGACGATCCTCCTCCCGCCCGAGCGCGACGAGATCCGGCGCGCCTCGATCTTCGATGGCCTCCCCACGATCCCGTCCCCCGAGGCCGGGCTCGCGGTCGGCGCCGCGGGCCTCGTCCTCGCGCTCGCGGTGAAGCTCGTCCTCCTCCCCCTTTACACGCGGCTCTCGCGGGACCGTCTCCTGAAGCATCCGATGCGCGCGCGCCTCATCGAGATCGTCCGGCGCGAGCCCGGCATCCACTTCGCGGGGCTCGCCTGCGAAGCGGGCTTCACGGAGGGCGCGACGCGACACCACGTCGCGAAGCTCGTCGCGGGCGGGCATCTCGCGGAGCTCCGCGACGAGGGCTTCGCGCGGCTCTACGTCGCGGGCTCCGTTCCGCCCGAAGCCGCGCGCCGGTTCTCGGCGCTTCGCGGCGCCACCCACCGCCGCGTGTACGAGCTCTTCGCCGCCGAGCCGCGGTTGAGCCTGCGCGAGGCCGCGCGGCGGCTCGGCCTCAGCGCGCCGACCGTGTTCCGCTCGGTCCGGAAGCTGCGCGCCGCAGGCCTCCTCGCCCCGCCCTCCCCGCCGCGCTCGCGCTGACCGTTCGGGAAAGCGTATGTCACCGGGGTTGCGAACAGAGGCTTATCCCGGGAAGGGGGCACCCCCGAGGCCGGGACGGAGGCTGGTTCCGCCGCTTCCGCACGATCGGTCCGCTCAATCGACGTTCGTTCCACCCATCCCCCATGATCCGACCCTCGAACGTCGGCGTGGGAGGCGGCGTACCCCGTCCCTTCTTTTCCTGCGCGGGCGACCGCGCCGTCCCGCGCGACGCCATGATTTTAAACGCTTCCCGCCATGCCCGCGCCGGGAACAACATGGTGCGGGAGATCCGGAAGGTCGCGGTCCTCGGCGCGGGCAACATGGGCTCGGGCATCGCGCAGGCGTGCGCGCAGGCTGGGCTCGAGGTGGCGCTCAGGGACATGAGCGACGACCTCGCGCGCAAGGGCTTCGGCCGCATCGAGAGCGGCCTCAAGAAGCGCGTCGCGGACGGCAAGATGGCCGCGGCGGACGCGGACGCGATCCTCGCGCGCCTCCACCCGACGGGCGACGTCGCGCGGGCCGTGAAGGACGCGGACCTCGTGATCGAGGCCGTGTTCGAGGACATGAAGGTCAAGCAGGACGTCTTCCGCGAGGTGTCGCGCCACGCGCCCGCGCACGCGATCTTCGCGACGAACACGTCCTCGCTCTCCGTCACCGACATGGCGAACGTGACGGACCGCCCGGACCGCTTCGGCGGACTGCACTTCTTCTACCCCGCGATGATCAACAAGCTCGTTGAGGTCGTGAAGGGCCGCGACACGTCGGAGGAGACGTTCAAGGCGCTCATGGCGTTCTCGCGCGCGATCGGCAAGGTCCCGATCGAGACCGCGGACGCCGCGGGCTTCGCGGTGAACCGCTTCTTCGTGCCGTTCCTGAACGAGGCCGTGCGGATCGTCGAGGAGGGCGTCGCGGACATTCCGACGGTGGAGGCCGCCGCGAAGGAGGCCTTCGCGATCGGCATGGGACCCTTCGAGCTCATGAACGTGACCGGGGTGCCCATCGCCCTGCACGCGCAGACGACGCTCCACAAGGCCTTCGGTCCCGCCTACGCGCCCGCGGCGCTTCTCGCGAAGCAGGTCGCCGCGAAGGCGAACTGGGACCTTGCGGGCGCGCCCGACGCGGCGAAGACGCAGGCCGTGAAGGACCGCCTGCTCGGACTCGCGTTCGGCATCGCGGCGCAGCTCGTCGAGGAGGGCGTCGCGACGCGCGTCGACACGGACAAGGGCGCGACCATCGGCCTGCGCTGGGCGAAGGGCCCGTTCGCGATGATGAACGCGCTCGGCACCGCGAAGGCGCTCGCCGTGGTCGAGGGCCACGCAAAGCGCTGGGGCGCCGAATTCCCCGTCGCGAGATCGCTCGTCGAGCACGGCCGCCGCGGCGAGGCGTTCGCGCTGCCGCTCGTGCGGACCGAGGTCGAGAACCACGTCGCCGTCGTCACCATCGACCGCCCGGACGCGCTGAACGCGCTGAACGGCCAGGTCCTCGCCGACCTCGAAGCCGCCTTCGCCGCGCTCGCGAAGGACGACGATGTCCGCGCCGTCGTGCTCACGGGCGAGGGCCAGAAGGCGTTCGTCGCGGGCGCCGACATCCGGTTCATGGCGACGAAGACGCCCCTCGAGGCCCGGGCGTTCACCGCGATGGGCCAACGCGTCTTCCGCGCGATCGAGACGTTCCCGCGCCCCGTCATCGCGGCCGTGAACGGCTTCGCGCTCGGCGGCGGCCTCGAGCTCGCGATGAGCTGCGACATCGTCGTCGCCTCGGAAAACGCGCAGTTCGGCCTCCCCGAGGTGACGCTCGGCATCCACCCGGGCTTCGGCGGCACGCAGCGCCTTCCGCGGCTCATCGGCCCCATGAAGGCGAAGGAGCTCGTGTACACGGCGCGGCGCTTCGACGCCCGCGAGGCGGAGCGCCTCGGCCTCGTGCTGAAGGTGGTGCCCGCGGGCCAGGCCCTCAAGGAGTCGAAGGCGCTTGCCGCGACCATCGCCCTGCAGGCCCCCGTCGCGGTGTCGCTCGCGAAGAGCGCGATGAACCGCGGCTTCGAGACGGATATCGAAACGGGCCTCGGCTACGAGCTCGAGGCCGTCTCGCTCACGTTCTCGACCGAGGACCAGAAGCAGGCCATGAAGGCCTTCATCGAGAAGGGCAAGTACGCGTTCCAGGGCAGGTAGGTCACTCCCACAGGTGGAGCACGAGCGCGACCTCGACGAGCTTGCCGTCCCCCACCGCGGTCTTGTCGACGAGCAGCGTGCGTGTCGCGCTCGCGACCGCCACGCCCTTGGGAACCGGCGGCCCGAAGTCGAGGTAGAGCCGCGCGTAGTAACCGTACGTAATGGAGTTCGCGAGGAAGCGGAACGGCTCCTCGCCGGCCATCTGGGACGGAAGCCACGTCGTGAGGATGAGCGATCCCGCCCCGAAGGCCTGGGGCTTCGACACGGCGAGCACGTGGTCGTCTCCCGATCCGACGACCTGGACGAACTTGTCGGCGCCGTTGTTGATGACCCACACGTAGCCGTTCGTCGGATAGTTCGCGTAGGCGAGCGGGTTGGGGGTCGAGAGCAGGGGATGCGCGAGGTCGGGCGTGAAGAGCCCGCCGCTTGCCGTCGCGATGCCCGCGTCGAAGATGGGCTCGAGCCACTGGTAGTTCTGCGTGTCGGTCCCGAGCACGATGAGACGGCCGCCCGCGAGGACGTAATCCCGGACCGCGTGCTTCACGTGCGCGCTCGTGAGCGCGTTCTGGTCGACGGCCGAGCCGACGACGAGCGTCGCGTAGCGCGGCGCCTCGAAACCCGCGGCGAAGAGCGTCCTGCCACCGCCGTCCACGAGCCGGATGTCGTCGAACACGAGGCCTCGCGCGCCGTTCACGTTGTCGTTGTCCGAGTGGAACCGGACGCCCAGGTAGACGTTCGCGTTCGTCGGGGCCACGAGGCAGGGGACGCAGCTGCCGATGCCCGCGCTCGAGGTTTCCCAGGCCGTCCCCGTCGCTCCGAGGTAAGGCCCGACGCGCGTCCACGAGACGACTCCGCCCCCGATGTGCACGCCGGCCATGAGGTAGGCGTAGTCGCCCGTCGTGGGCGGGACGCCGTCGTCGCCACCGTTGTCGAGTCGGTACTTCATCGAGAGGACGGGAACGCCCGGGACGTCCGAGAGGTCGACGCGGCCGACCACGATGTCGACGTCGCGGTTCTTGTGGTAGGATAGGTCGTCGCCGTCCGTGAACGCGAAGACGTGGTCGCCCTCGGGGGGCGTCCAGCCCGTCTCGGCCGCGAGGAAGTCGCGGTGGATGCGCATCGCGCGGTACGTGTCTCCGTTCTGCTGTCCGTTCACGAGGAGGGCGCCGCCGAGTTGGGGAACGAGACCGTCGCGGAGCGAGGCGCTCGCATCGGGAAACTTGTCGCCCTGCGCGCCCGGCATGAGGAGCGCGTTCCACGTGACGTTGTCGAAAGCGACGGGGAGCGTCGCAAGGACGTGGGACTCCTTCTTCGATTCCTGGCTCTCGGCGACCCCTTGCACGTGCCCGACGTAGGCGACGGTATGCGAGACGAAGTCGCTGCCGAGCCCGTAGGTGCCGGCCGCCGCCGTCGGGAAGATGGGGTACGCGCGCAGGTGGAATCCCTTGTTTCCGAGGCCGAGCGCGGCGCGCGCGGCCGGATAATCCACGGCGCCGTTCGCCTCATCGACAAGGGTGCCGCGCACGAGCGCGTCCCATTTGCCGGGCGAGAGGGTGGCGCTCGTCCCCGGCTCGAGAAGGCCGAGGCGCGCGACGGCGTCGCCGCTGGCGCCGCCCGCGAGGCCCCACGTCGCGGGCTCGCCGGCCGTCGAGGTGAGGATGCGCAGCGTGTCCTCGGCCTCCCGCGCGAGGTTCGCGTCCTTCGGCCTCGCGTCCGAGGCCGGCTCGAGCGCGAACTGGATGAGGACGGAGAAGGTGAGAAGGAAGATGGCGCCGCCCACGGCGAACCCGATGACGTGGCCCCCGGCCCCGTCACCCGCCGTGAGCCGCCTGGCTCGCGCGCGTGTCACCCGGACCAACCTGGGGCTGCTCTCTCCGCTCGTTTATTTGAAGGGGCGGTTCCCCGCGGTCAAAGGCCTTAAGGAGGGATCCGCCGCTCGCCGCACCTGATGGGCTCCGACGCCTTTCCCGTTCGCACGATCCTCCGCGAAGACGGCACGCTCGCGCCCGGCGCGGAGGTTCCGAAGCTCGCGGACGACGCGCTCCGGGCCATGTACGTCGCGATGCTCCGCACGCGCCTCCTCGACGAGCGCTGCATGCTCCTCCAGCGCCAGGGCCGCATCGCGTTCTACGGCGCCTCCACGGGCGAGGAGGCGGCCGTCATCGGCACGGCCTCCGCCGTCGAACCCTCGGACTGGATCTTCCCGGCGCTGAGGCAATCCGGCGCGCTCCTCATGCGCGGCTTCCCGCTCGAGGGCTACTTCAACCACATGTTCGGGAACGGCTCGAGCATCGAGAAGGGTCGCTCGATGCCGATGCACTTCAGCGACCGGACATACCATTTCGTGACCTGGTCCTCGTCGATGGCGACCCAGCTCCCCCACGCGGTCGGCATGGCGTACGCCGCGAAGATCAAGGGCGAGAAGACCGTCGCGCTCGGGTATCTCGGAGACGGCGCCTCGAGCGAATCCGACTTCCACCACGCGCTCAACTTCGCCGCGGTCTGGAAGACGCCCGTCGTCTTCGTGCTCCAGAACAACGGTTGGGCGATCAGCGTCCCGACCTCGAAGCAGACGGCGAGCGCGACCTTCGCGCAGAAGGCGCTCGCCTATGGCATGCCCGGCGTCCGCGTCGACGGCAACGACGTCCTCGCGTGCTACGCGGCCGCGAAGGAGGCGGCCGATCGCGCGCGGCGCGGCGAGGGCCCCACGCTCATCGAAGCCGTCACGTACCGCATCCAGGGCCACAGCTCGTCGGACGACCCGACGCGCTACCGGCCCTCGGCCGAGGTCGAGACGTGGAAGCGACGCGACCCGATCGCGCGCTTCCACGCGTTCCTCGTCGCGAAGGGCGTCTGGGACGCGGCGCGCGAGGAGAAGGCCAGCGCGGAGATCATCGCCGCGATCGACGCCGCGATCAAGGCCGCGGAAGCGGCGCCTCCGCCCGCCTTCGAGACGCTCATCGAGGAAGTGTACGAGAAGCCGACGCCTCGCCTCGAGCGCGAGCTCGCCGCCCTCCGGGACGCCCGGGGACGCTGAGCCGCGCCACGCCGTGTCATGGCCGGCCCGCCGCCCTTTCCGACACCCGGAAATAGGTCGCCCGGCGTGATCAGGTTCATGGCCGCTCACGCTTCGAAGACGGTCGTCCGGGTCGCGCCCCAGGGCGAGGACCCCCTCGACGACGTCAAGCCCTGGACCCTTCCGTAGATCGACGCGCCCCTTTATCGGCGCGGCCCGCCTTCACCGGGCCATGCGCATCGGCGCCCACGTCTCGATCTCGGGCGGCGTCCGGAACGCCCCCGGAAACGGCACGAACCTCGGCTGCGAGGTCATCCAGATCTTTTCCAAGAACCAGCAGCAGTGGGCGGCGAAGCCCCTCGACCCCGCCGACGCCCAGGCCTTCAAGGAGGGCGTCGCGGCTGCGAAGCTCGGTCCCACGCTCATCCACTGCTCGTACCTCCTGAATCTCGCCTCGCCCGACGACGCGCTCTGGGAGCGCTCCATCGACGGCCTCGTGGTCGAGGTCGAGCGCGCGGAGGCGCTCGGCGTCCCGTTCGTCGTGTTCCACCCCGGAAGCCCGAAGGACAAGCCCCGCGAATGGGGCCTGGAGCGCGTGGGATTCGGCCTCGCGAAGGTCCTCGAGCGCACGAAGAGACTGCGCGCCATGGTGCTCATCGAGACGAACGCGGGCGCCGGCAACGCCGTGGGGCGCACGTTCGAGGAGCTCGCGGCCATCATCGCGAAGGCGGGCCACCACGCGCGCCTCGGCGTCTGCCTCGACACGTGCCACGTGTTCGTGAGCGGCTACGACATCCGCACGAAGGACGGCTACGAGGCGATGGTCGCGTCCTTCGACCGCGCGGTCGGCCTCGACCGGCTCAAGGCGTTCCACCTCAACGATTCGAAGGGCGAGCTGGGGTCGAACCGCGACCGGCACGAGAACATCGGGAAGGGCCTTCTCGGCGAGGTGCTCTTCCAGGAGCTCCTGCGCGACCCGCGCTTCAAGGACCATCCCGGATACATCGAGACGCCGTACGAGGAGGACGGTGACTACGTGCGAGACCTCGCGCGCCTGCGCGAACTGCGCGAGGGCGCGAAGGCGAAGCCCCCGCCCTCGGGCGGCCAGCAGACGCTCTTCGGCGGCGACGCCGCGCCGGCCGCGAAGCCGAAGGCCGCGAAGAAGCCCGCCCAGAAGCCCGCGAAGGGCAAGGCCCGGTGATCGCGATGAGCCTCCTCAAGTCGCTTTTGACGTGGATCCGGGCCCCGCGCCGCAAGGTGAAGGAGGTCGACGCGCGCGCGGCCGCAAAGGCCCGCGAGGCGGGGGCCGTCGTCCTCGACGTGCGCGAGGGATTCGAGCACCGCGGCTCACGCATCCCCGGGAGCCTGAACGTGCCGCTCGGCGAGCTCACTTCGCGCCTCGCGGAGGTTCCGCGGGACCGACCCGTCGTGGTCCACTGCGCGGTGGGCGCGCGCGGCCGTGTAGCGGCGGCGATCCTCGACGAGGCCGGCTACGGGGACGTCGCGAACCTCGCAGGCGGCATCGTCGCGTGGAAGCGCGAGGGGCTCGAGGTCGAGAAGGATCAGCGCCCGTAGGCGAGGATCGCCTTCACGACCGCGTCGCCGACCTCGCCCGTCTTCGCCGAGCCGCCGAGGTCGTACGTGAGCGTCTTGCCGTCCGCGACGACCGTCGCGACCGCGGCCTCGACGGCCTTCGCGGCCTCCTTGAGGCGCGCGTCCGACTTTCGGTCCGCGATCCAGTCGAGCATCATGTGCGTCGCGAGCACCGTCGCGAGCGGGTTCACGATGCCCTGGCCCGCGTGTTTCGGCGCGCTTCCGTGGATGGGCTCGAACATCGCGTGCCTGTCGCCGATGTTGCCCGAGGCGGCCATGCCCATGCCGCCCTGCAGCACCGCGGCGAGGTCCGTCGCGATGTCGCCGAACATGTTGGTCGTGACCGCCACGTCGTAGAACTCGGGCTGGCGCACGACCCACTGCGTGAACGCGTCGATGTACGCGTAGTCGCGCTCGATTCCGCCGTATCCGGCCGCGACCTCGTCGAACACCTGGCGGAAAAACTGCGACCCGCGCAGCACGTTCGACTTGTCGATGCACGTGACGCGCCGCTTGCCGTCCTTCGGCGCGCCGTTTCGCCGCTTCGCGAGCTCGAACGCGTAGCGCGCGACGCGCTCGCTGCCCTTGCGCGTGATGATGGTCGTGTCCGTCGCGACCTCCGTGACGCCGGCGCGCGTGAGGGCGCCGCGGGCGGGCGTGTACTCGCCTTCCGTGTTCTCGCGGATGACGACGAAGTCGACGTTCTTCGGCTCCCACACCTGCTTGAACGCGTCGCCGATCTTGTGGCGCACGCCCGGGTAGAGCTTCGTGGGGCGCACGTTCGCGTAGAGGTCGAGGCCGAAACGGCAGCCGAACACGATGCCCGCGCCCGCGATGTCGCCGGACGGGAGCGTCGCGCCGGGCCAGCCGACCGCGCCGAGGAGGATCGCGTCGGCCTCGTCGCGACAGAAGGGAAACGCCTCGGGCGCCCATTCCTTGCCCGTCTCGAGGTAGTGCTGCCCGCCGCACGGGAAGCTCACGGTCTCGAACTGGACGCCGAAGCGCTCCGTGACCGCGCGCAGGACCTTCTCGCCCTCGACCGCGACCTCGCGCCCCACGCCGTCGCCGGGCAGGAGCGCGATCTTGTACTTCCCGGGCATTGCGGTCCCCAAGCCGGAGACCCGTGATGAAACTTTCTCCGGGGTCAACCGACGTGGCCGAGCGCGGGGTCCGCGAAGGGAACGTCGATCCGCGTCGCCTCGGCGCCGAGGAGCGCCGTCGTGACCGCATCCGGGTTCGGCGACGGCATGAGACCGCTCGGGTCGTAGCAGCCTCCGCGCGGCGTCCGCTGGCACTGCGTGTAGCCGTCGGTCGTCGAACGATCGCTCGAGGCGAGAACGAGCGCGAGGCGGTGACCCTTCTCGAGGACGTGCGCCGTCGGGAAGAGGTCGAACGCGTACGTGGCCGGCGTCCCCGGCGCGGGCGGCGCGGCGCGCTCGAGCCCGTTCGGGAAGCGCGAGTCGTGGTAGCCGTGGCTCACGCGGACGCGCGTGCCGTCCGGCGCGACGTCGAAGAGATACACGACGTGGTTCACGTGCGAGGCCGTCGCCTTCGCGACGAGCGTGACGCGCGGCGCGCCCGCGACCCACACCGGGTTCTCGAGCGGCTCGGTCTCAAAGAGGACGTGCGCATCCGGGCCCCAACGATCGCGGTGGGCCGACGGGTCGTCGCGCCAGGACGCCTGCCCCGGCCCGGAGGGCGTCTCGGAGAGAGCGCCGTCCTTCGCGGGCCAGAGCGTCGTGAGGTTCACGGGCGGCCACGCCGCAAGCGCGTGCCATGCGCCCGTCGAGTCCTCGACGAGGATGCGGGGTTCCCGCTCGAAGCCGGTGTCGCGTCCGAGGAGCACCGTGTCGAGGTAACGGTGCTGCCAGTCCGCCCATTCCGGCGTCGTGTAGCCGCCGAGGTCGGGATAGCTGTGCGTCCAGTATCCGAGCACGAGGCGCGCGTCGACGTCCTCGGGAAGCGCTCGCCAGAAGCGCTCGACGTGCGTGGGGAAAACGTTCATGTCGAAGAATCCGATCGTGAGAAGGATCGGCTTCCGGACATCTTTCGCGAGGAGATTCAGGTCCTTGTCCTTGAACCACGGCGTGAGCGTGCCGTCGTTGATCGTGAACTCGCGCAGGGTCTCGCCCTGGCAGGTGCCGCCGGCCTGGTTCGCGATCGCCTCGGGCGAGGGGTCGAGCGTCGGGAGCGTCTCGATCGCCTGGTACGCGGCGCCGTTGTTCTGCCCCTCGAAGCGCGCCCCGTTCTCCCACTCGTCCATGTAGTAGGAGGAAACCGGCGCGTGCGCGAGGCTCGCCACGAGGCCGGGCACGTCCGCGACGGAGGCGACGAGGGCCCCCATGCCGGGATGGCTCACGCCTTCGACCGCGATCGTTCCGTTGCTCCAGGGCTGGGCCTGGATCCACTGCGCGAAGGCTCTTGCGTCCTCGCGGTCCCGAAAGCCGCCGAAGTCGAGGCACCCGCCGGAGCTGTGCGTGCCGCGCGCGTCCGCGAGCGCGAAGACGACGCCGCGCTTCGGCCAGAAGGTCGTCGGCTCCTCCCCGAACGTCGCCATCACCGCGCGGTCGATCGTCTGATAAGGCGTGATCTGCAGGAGCGTCGGCAGCGTCGCGGTTCCCGCGTCCTTCGGCCGCCACACCGTGATGGCGAGGCTCGTCCCGTCCTTCGAGCGCAGGAACGAGGATTCCCGCACGATGTCCGAGTAGCGCGGCTCGCTCAGCTTCGACGCCCACGCGTCGTAGGGAACGGGCGGGGCGGGACCCGGATCGTCCCCCCCGGCCGGAGCGGGCGCTGAGCAACCCGCGACGGCGAGCACAATGAGGGCCAACCAGGGTGCTCGGCGCACTCGGCCCCCGAGGCGCGCCGGAGGTTTTCAACCTAGCGGCCCCCGTCAAAGGGGTGGTCGGCCGCCCGCCGTGCGGGGTCGGGGGAATCGGGCAAAGGCTATGGTGCCGCTCGCGCACTCAAGGGGGATGATCGGCACCGCCCTTTCGGAGAACCTGGTCCTCTGCGGGCTTTGCGCGCTCGTCGCCCTCGCGACGGCGCTGACGCTCCTGTCCACGCTCGCGTGAGCCTCCTTACTTCGCGGCCCGCTTCGCCTCGAGCTTCTTCCGCACGAGCGGCACGAGGCCGCCCGCGCGCAGAAGCTCGAGCGCCTTCTCCGTGAGCGGCTCGGCCTGGAGCGTCTTTCCGTTCGTCGTGTTGACGACCTTGCCGCTCATGAGGTCCACCTCGATGCGGTCGCCTTCGGCGACCGCCGCGTGGATGCCGGGGCACACGAGGATCGGGAGCCCGACGTTGAAGGCGTTCCGGTAGAAGATGCGCGCGTAGCTTTCCGCGAGCACGACGGAGAGCCCGGAGCCCTTGATCGCGAGCGGCGCGTGCTCGCGCGAGGAGCCGCACCCGAAATTGCGGCCCGCGACGAGGATGTCGCCGGGCTTCACGAGGCCGGGGAACTCCTGCCGGGCGCCCTCGAGAACGTGCTTGCCGAGCGTCGGCGCGTCGATGAAGGCGAGGTACTTGCCGGGCGTGATCTGGTCGGTGTCGACGTTGTCGCCGAAGCGCCAGGCCTTGCCCGCGAGCTTCGTCTCCATCAGGCGA encodes:
- a CDS encoding CocE/NonD family hydrolase, with the protein product MALIVLAVAGCSAPAPAGGDDPGPAPPVPYDAWASKLSEPRYSDIVRESSFLRSKDGTSLAITVWRPKDAGTATLPTLLQITPYQTIDRAVMATFGEEPTTFWPKRGVVFALADARGTHSSGGCLDFGGFRDREDARAFAQWIQAQPWSNGTIAVEGVSHPGMGALVASVADVPGLVASLAHAPVSSYYMDEWENGARFEGQNNGAAYQAIETLPTLDPSPEAIANQAGGTCQGETLREFTINDGTLTPWFKDKDLNLLAKDVRKPILLTIGFFDMNVFPTHVERFWRALPEDVDARLVLGYWTHSYPDLGGYTTPEWADWQHRYLDTVLLGRDTGFEREPRILVEDSTGAWHALAAWPPVNLTTLWPAKDGALSETPSGPGQASWRDDPSAHRDRWGPDAHVLFETEPLENPVWVAGAPRVTLVAKATASHVNHVVYLFDVAPDGTRVRVSHGYHDSRFPNGLERAAPPAPGTPATYAFDLFPTAHVLEKGHRLALVLASSDRSTTDGYTQCQRTPRGGCYDPSGLMPSPNPDAVTTALLGAEATRIDVPFADPALGHVG
- a CDS encoding 3-isopropylmalate dehydratase small subunit, with the protein product METKLAGKAWRFGDNVDTDQITPGKYLAFIDAPTLGKHVLEGARQEFPGLVKPGDILVAGRNFGCGSSREHAPLAIKGSGLSVVLAESYARIFYRNAFNVGLPILVCPGIHAAVAEGDRIEVDLMSGKVVNTTNGKTLQAEPLTEKALELLRAGGLVPLVRKKLEAKRAAK